Part of the uncultured Desulfobacter sp. genome, CAAGATCCAAAAGCATGTCAATGTGCATGTCCACGTTGGCAGGCCCCAGCGGCACAGCCATGGCGCCCAACCGCTCGCACCCGTTCTGGAACCCGACACCGGCCGTCCAGAGTCCATAGCCCACGGCAATCTGAACCCGGTCTTCATTGGTCACCCCGGCCAGTTCATAGCACCGGGCAAAGATGTTGGCCCAGTTGTCCACGTCTTCACGCGTGTAGCACAGGATCTTTCTTTTCCCTGTGGTGCCCGAAGAGCCGTGAATCCGCACAATGTCGGACATGGGCACGGACCGCAAGGGAAAGGGGTAGTCTTCAAGAAAATCGTGTTTGTCCGTAAAGGGCAGACGTTCCAGATCACCAAGGCTTTGAATGTCCTGGGGCGTACACCCTGCTCCGTCGAGCTTGTTTCTATAATAGGGACTGTTGTTATAGGCGTGGGAGACGGTCCATTTGAGACCCTGCGCCTGGATATCTGCGATCTGTTCGCCGGTTATATTTGAAGGAATAAAACTCATGAACTTACCTTTTTTCATATAGTTGCATGCCTGACTCAAGCAGGCTTAATACATTTTGTGCCACCGCAGGTTTTGCCCGAAACTTCTCCTTGATCATGGCGGCAAGGCTGTCGGGGTTGAATATCCGGGCCTCATCATCTTTCATGGCGCCCAGGAAAAAGCCGAGCATGGCGACGTTTTCACTGCGTACATTTCCGGCCGCTTGGGCCAGGGCCGAGGCATCCCCGGAAAACACCCGGTATCTGTCATCATCCACAGGCCCAGGACTGTTCACCACGGCCAGGCCGCCGGGTTTAAGAAAATAGCTGTGGTGGGCAAAGCTTTCGGCTTTCAGGGCAATCAAAACATCTGCCGTGGCCGGCCGGATCAGCGGTCCTGAAAAATCACCGATCTTAAGATAGGAAATCACATTGCCTCCCCGCTGGGCCATGCCGTGGGTCTCTGACGTGAGCACGGGAAGATCGTCGGCCATGGCAGCACCGGCCAAAAGTTTTGTAATAAAAAGAACGCCCTGGCCGCCCAGACCTGAAATGATAATCTGCTGATTATTTGACATGATATTTACTCCTGGTTTTCAAGTACGAGTGCGCCCTTGGGGCAGACAAATGAACAGACCGCGCATCCGGTGCAAAGACCAGCGTCAATGCCGACCTGTTCAGTCTCGTTGTTCATGCCAAGGGCCGGGCATTCAAACTGGCTGACACAATATCCACAACCGTCACAGGCATCCGTGTTGACAGCAACCTTTTTAAAAGATGCTGCAAGTTCGCCCCTGTCCATGTCAAGCAGACAGGGATGCTCGGCAATGACCACAGCCGGGCCGTTCTCTTTGCAATAGGCATTTGCCTCTTTAAGGATGTCGATAAATGCCGGCAGGTCATACGGGTCTGCGGTTTTAATGAAGTTCACCCCGCAGCCCTTGACAATGTCGGGGATATTCACGGCAATGCATGGGTCGCCCGATGCGTCCAGGCCTGTGGCCGGTGTGGGCTGGTGCCCGGTCATGGCGGTGGTCCGGTTGTCCAGAATCACCAGGACATAAGGGATTTTTTTGGTGACGGTTTCGATCAACCCGGTAATGCCCGAATGGAAAAAGGTGGAGTCGCCGATGGTGGAGAACACAGGCGGCTGCTTTTTGTTTTTGGCATAGGCAATGGTAAATCCAGCGGCCTGGCTGATGCCTGCCCCCATACAGGTAACCGTATCCACGGCCCCGAGGTTGCAACCCAGGGTATAACATCCGATGTCACTGGTAAAAATCCCCTTGGGGGCAACTTTTTTAACGGCATAAAAACTCGCCCGGTGGGGGCAACCGGCACACAGGGTCGGACGCCGTCCCGGCAGTGAGGTAATTTGCGCGGGCTGATAATCCAACCCCGTAAACGCACAGATCCGTTCTTCCACATTTTCGGGCAGCAGCTCACCCGTCGGAGAGATAAATCCCGTGTTTTTGCCTTTAACCCGGCGTTTGTCTGCCAACTGCATTTCAATGACACCCCAGGTCTCTTCCAGCACGAGGATCTCATCGTAGGCATCCATCTCTTTGATGAAGCTTTTGTGTAAGGGAAAGGGCTGAACCACCTGGTAGACGGGAATGTCCAGATCTCTTTCTTTAATGATGTCCCTGGCATTGGCCGCCGCCACACCGGCCACGACGATGGCCCGGCCACAGGCTTTGGCCGTGCCGGATACCAGCCGGGGGCGGGTGGGTTCATAATCCGCAATTTTGGCAAGCTTGGCTTCCAGCTCCTTGTGCAGCTGAAGCCGGAACTTCGGGGTTGCCGCCCATCTGCCCGGATTTTTTTCAAAGGCAGCCTCACGCCACGCAATGTCAACTTTTTCCACATCCATGCTCTGGCGGGAGTGGCAGACCCGGGTGGTGGGCCGCAGCATCACCGGCACCTCAAAGGCTTCGGACAATTCAAAGGCAATACCGGCAAGCTCGGCCGCCTGGGCCGGGGAATCGGGGTCCAGCACCGGCAGTTTGGCCATAACGGCCATCAGGCGAGAATCCTGTTCGGTCTGGGAGGAGTGGGGACCGGGATCATCGGCACTGATCACCACAAAACCGCCTTTAACACCCAAATAGACGGAACTCATCAAGGGATCCGCCGCCACATTCAAGCCCACCTGTTTCATGGCAACCGCTGTCCTGAGGCCGGCCTGGGCACCTGCATAAGCCGTTTCAAAGGCCACTTTCTCATTCACGGCCCACTGGGCGTGAATGTCCAGATCCATCTCTTTTTTCAGGGAAACAACTGCGGACAATATTTCCGAAGAAGGGGTGCCGGGGTAAGCGCAGGCCATCTGGCAGCCGTTTTTCAGCAACCCATAGGCCAAGGCTTCGTTTCCAAGCATCAGTCGTTTTGTATTCATTATTATATCTAACCTCAAATGGTTTTATCGTATGTTTCTGCGGACAGCAACATGCCAAAAATTCAAATAAAAATCAAATTATTTGTTGGAATTGTTGGGTGTTACCCCTGCCCACACAGGGTCATTCAAAGCTGTTGGGTGACACATGAATGCCCCCGGTATTATAGGGGCCCCCAACCCATATTTATTTCCAACTCAATATATCGGCCCCGATATAA contains:
- a CDS encoding thiamine pyrophosphate-dependent enzyme, giving the protein MNTKRLMLGNEALAYGLLKNGCQMACAYPGTPSSEILSAVVSLKKEMDLDIHAQWAVNEKVAFETAYAGAQAGLRTAVAMKQVGLNVAADPLMSSVYLGVKGGFVVISADDPGPHSSQTEQDSRLMAVMAKLPVLDPDSPAQAAELAGIAFELSEAFEVPVMLRPTTRVCHSRQSMDVEKVDIAWREAAFEKNPGRWAATPKFRLQLHKELEAKLAKIADYEPTRPRLVSGTAKACGRAIVVAGVAAANARDIIKERDLDIPVYQVVQPFPLHKSFIKEMDAYDEILVLEETWGVIEMQLADKRRVKGKNTGFISPTGELLPENVEERICAFTGLDYQPAQITSLPGRRPTLCAGCPHRASFYAVKKVAPKGIFTSDIGCYTLGCNLGAVDTVTCMGAGISQAAGFTIAYAKNKKQPPVFSTIGDSTFFHSGITGLIETVTKKIPYVLVILDNRTTAMTGHQPTPATGLDASGDPCIAVNIPDIVKGCGVNFIKTADPYDLPAFIDILKEANAYCKENGPAVVIAEHPCLLDMDRGELAASFKKVAVNTDACDGCGYCVSQFECPALGMNNETEQVGIDAGLCTGCAVCSFVCPKGALVLENQE
- a CDS encoding 2-oxoacid:acceptor oxidoreductase family protein, whose product is MSNNQQIIISGLGGQGVLFITKLLAGAAMADDLPVLTSETHGMAQRGGNVISYLKIGDFSGPLIRPATADVLIALKAESFAHHSYFLKPGGLAVVNSPGPVDDDRYRVFSGDASALAQAAGNVRSENVAMLGFFLGAMKDDEARIFNPDSLAAMIKEKFRAKPAVAQNVLSLLESGMQLYEKR